The Mycolicibacterium monacense genome contains the following window.
CGAACGGTTCGTCACGCTGCCGCACCGCCTCGCGGAAGCCGTGTTCGCGGGACTGCGCGACGAAATCGTGCCCCTCCGGCGTGTGCCGGGCGATGCCGTCGAACACCGTGCTGACCATCCGACTGGTGGCCACGCCCTGCTGCAGCAGCGCCGAGTTCATCGCGAGTTTGACCATGATGAGCTGGTTGACCGGCACCGCGGCGATGCGTTCGACGAGGCGTTCGGTGCGCTCGTCGAGATCTTCGGGTTCGGGCGCCTCGACGGCCAGCCCCCATTCGGCGGCCTGCCTTCCGGTCAGGCAATCCCCGGTCAGCAGAAGGCGTTTCGCGCGCTGGTCGCCGAGCCGGTGGGCCCACATCCCGGCGGCGGGCACCCCCCACACGCGGGTGGGCGGGTAGCCGATCTTCGCGTCGGCGGCGGCGATCACCTGGTCGGCGTGCAGGGCGATGTCGGTGCCGCCGGCCACGCAGTAGCCGTGGATCTTCACAACGGTCGGCTTGTCGCAGTGCAGCAGGCTCGAGAAGCCGCGGACGAAGCGGCTCATCATCTGGTAGTCGATCATCGGATCCCACGGCTGATCCGGCAGGTGGTTGACGGCCTGGGTCTTCCCGGAGAGCACGGTGTCGCGGTACGGGCTGCCGCCGCCGGCCGACGACGAGCCTTCGGCGTAGGCCGACAGGTCGAAGCCCGCGCAGAAGCCCTCGCCCCGGCCGGACACCAGGATCACGTGGACGTTCGGGTCGAGGTCGGCGCGTTCGACGAGTGCGGACAACTCCAGCGGGGTGTCGGCGACGATCGCGTTGCCCTTCTCGGGCCGGTTGAAGGTGATCCGGGCGATGCGGCCGGTCACCTCGTAGGTCATGGTCTTGAGGTTGTCGAAGTCGACGGGCCGGATCGCGTGCGTCATGCGGTCACCCTTCCTCGCGAGCAGACACATATGTCCCGAAATTCGCGGCGTGTCGGGTGCATTTGTGTCTGCTCGGCCGAAGAAGTCACCCCTTCACCAACGCGCGCTCGAGGATCGGCGCGAGGTCCAGGCCGACGGGCAGCGTGCCGAACGCGCCGCCCCACTGCCCGCCCAACCGGGTCGCCAGGAACGCCTCGGCCACCGCCGGATGACCGTGCCGCACCAGCAGCGCACCCTGCAGGGCCAGGCAGATGTCCTCGGCCACCTTGCGCGCCCGGTACTGCACGGTGGCGAGGTCGTCGAGCGCCGGGCGCAGCCCCTCGACATGCGCGTCGAGCCGGGCGTCCTGACCGGCCGACTGCGCCAGCTCGTCGAACAGCACCTCGACGCTCTCCGGTCGGGTTGCCATGGCGCGCAACGTATCCAGCGCGCTGACGTTGCCGGACCCCTCCCAGATACCCATCAGCGGCGCCTCGCGGTACAGCCGCGGCATCCCCGAGTCCTCGACATAGCCGTTGCCGCCCAGGCATTCCATCGCCTCGGCCGCGTGCGGGGTGGCGCGTTTGCACACCCAGTACTTCGCGGCGGCCAGGCCGATACGGCGCAGCAGCGCCTCGCGGGAGTCGCCGCGTACGGCGCGGTCGGTGGCGCCGGCCATCCGCATCGCGACCATCGTCGCGGCCTCCGCCTCGACGGCCAGGTCGGCGAGCACGTTGCGCATCAGCGGCTGGTCGATCAGGTACTCGCCGAACGCCTTGCGGTGCTGCGCGTGGTGGATCGCCCGGGTGAGCCCGCTGCGCATGCTCGTCGCCGAACCCAGTGTGCAGTCCAGCCGGGTGAGGTTGACCATCTCGATGATGGTCGGCACGCCACGACCCTCCTCGCCGACCAGCCAGGCCGTCGCCCCGTCGTATTCGACCTCACTCGAGGCGTTGGCGTGGTTACCGAGCTTGTCCTTGAGGCGCTGCAACAACATCCGGTTGCGGGTGCCGTCGGGCAGGATGCGCGGCAGGAAGAAGCAGCTCAACCCGCCCGGCGCTTGGGCGAGCACCAGGAAGATGTCGCACATCGGCGCGGAGGTGAACCACTTGTGGCCGGTCAGCGAGTAGGTCCCGTCACCGTTGGGCACCGCCTGCGTGGTGCCGGCGCGCACGTCGGAGCCGCCCTGCTTCTCGGTCATCGACATGCCCGCGGTGATGCCGGCCTTGGTCGCGGGCACCTTCAGTTCCGGGTCGTACACCCGGCTGGTCAGCAGCGGTTCGTAGACGGCGGCCAGGTCGGGGTTGAAGCGCAGGGCGGGGACGACGGCGTAGGTCATCGAGATCGGGCAGATGTGCCCGGGTTCGGGTGTCCACACCGACGTCTTGGCCGCGCGGACGACGTGGGCGCCGGCGCGGTCGTCGGCCCACGGCGCGGCGTGCAGTCCGTGGCCGACGGCGACGGCCATCAGCGAGTGGTAGGCGGGGTCGTACTCGACCTCGTCGATGCGGTGGCCGACGCGGTCGTGGGTGTGCAGGACGGGCCGGTTCCGGTCGGCGAGCTCACCCCACCGCTGGGCCTGCGCGCTTCCCGAGAGCGCTCCCAGTTCGGCGACCTCGTCGAGGCCCCACTCCCCGCCCTCGCGGATCAACGCCTCGGTGAGCACCGGCGAGGCGGCCGGGTTGTGGTCCTCGAGCAGCGGGACCTGGTTGGTGACGACGTGCGTGCCCGCGGACGCGAGGAGCGAGACATTGACAGCCATACCCGCAGTGTTACACCTCACCCGACAACCGCACAAGACCTGTAATACTGGGTGCGCCTACCGATCGGCCGGCGAATGGGCTGCTCCGGTGGCCCTGACGTACAGAAGGCGTCCGGCCACACCGCTCAGCCCGAAGGTCATCGTGCTCACGACGAGGACGAGCGATCCGGCGGCCAGCACGGTCTCGTCGACGCCGATGCGGTCGGCCTCCATCGTCAGGTAGAAGAGCGCCGACACACCCACCGGGCCGAACCACCCGAGGTACAGGGCGTCGGGAACCGACAGCCGCAACGGACGGCGCAGCAGCAAGAGGATCGGCAGCCGCCGCAGCAGGAGCACGCACACCGCGAGGGCGACGGCGCTCCAGCCGAGGTCGGCCCACGAGTGCCACGGCAAAGCGGCTCCGAGCAGCACGAACAACGGGAGGACGGCGAAGCGGTTGATGGCCTCGTCGATCGGCACCTCCGCTGCCCGCTCATCCCCGGTACCGGCCAGGTTGAACAGCAGGCCGCCGACGAAGACCGCCAGGATCCCGTCCAGATGCAGCAGTCCGGCCAGCCCGAGGATGCCCAACGCCAGCACCACGGTGAAGAACAACGCCGGCGCCGCGGCGGTGGCCCCGAACCTGTCGCCCCACTTGAGCGCCTGCCCGCCCGCCCAACCCATCGCCGCGCCGACGACGACCGCTCCCAGGATCTGCCACAGCGATTCTCTGACAGCCGCGCCGGCGCTCATCCCACCGGCGATGGCGATCGCGACCAGTACGAGGGGTAACGCCAGCCCGTCGTTGGCTCCGGATTCCAACGACAGCACCTTGCGGTCACGCGCCGGCAGATCGCGTTCGGCGTCCTCGCCCGTGACCACGCTGGACGCCAGCACCGGGTCGGTGGGGCAGAGCGCGGCACCCAGCAGCGCTGCCGCGACAAACGGGATCGACAGCAGGAACCAACCCAGCGCAGCGGTCACCACGGCCATCAGAGGCATCGCGACCAGTAGCAGCACCGTCACCGGTCGCCACGTGCGTCGCACCTCGGCGGCCGGGTAACGCAGGGCAACGGCCATCACCGAGATCGCTAGTAGGACGCGGCTCGTCTCGTGGAGCAGCGACTGCTCGTCGGTGAGTGCCGGCACGTGCAGCAGGCCCGATACCTGCGGCCCGATCACCACCCCTGCGACGAGTCCGAGCAGCGGTTCGGAGATCGGCAGTCGGCGCATCTTGGCCGACAGCGCAGCAACGACGACGCCGAGCAGGCCCACGGTGGCGAGCAGAATGTCCAATCCCATGGAGAGCAGGTTTCCCGTCCAGGGCGCGTCAATCCGTCCGCGTCGTCAGATTGTGGCCGACGAACGGTTCGTCGCCGCGTCCCGGTCAACGCTCATGCTGGGCTCACTGGGAGCCGCCTGGGTCTCGGCTGTCGGGTACGTGCCGGCGTCCACCTCACGGCGGGCTGATTCCCGAGACCGCCGCCAGGCGTCGTAGCGGTTCAGCGCGACGACCGCGACTGCGGCGAACGCCCACCCCAGCAGGATGTCGATGACGTAGTGCTCGGCGGTGTACACCAGCGTGAACGCCATCACCAGCACGTAAGCGACCAGCACCGGACGCCACCCGCGGTGCACCCGGTGCCACAGGAACGCCGCGATCGCCGCCGTCATCCCGGCGTGCAACGACGGGATCGCCGCCACCAGGTTCACGCTCGCCTGCCCGGCGTCGAGCAGCGCCGTCGCCGAGTGCAGGTTCAACTTGCCCCACCCGCGCCCGACGATCCGCTCCACCCACTGATTCGCGCCGTCCTGGCTGAACTGCATCGAGCCGAGCACACCGCCGTCGGGCACACCGCGCGCGGAGCGGAACATGCAGCGCGGGTCGGACGGACCGCCCTCCACGTCGGCCGCCGTACAGCGGGCCGCCGCCCACGGCGGGGCGGCGGGGAAGAGTGCGTAGACCATCAGCGCGGCGACGTTGAGGCCGACGAACAACCGCACGAACGCCTTCCACTCCTCGCGGTTGCGCAGCCACAGCACGCCGGCGATCACGTACGGCAGGATGAAGAACGACATGTAGACGGTGCTGATGCCGATCTCCCACCACGGCGGCGTCGGCTGTTTGAGCCGCTCCTGCAGCCACACCGTCGGCATCGTCCCGAAGAACAGCCAGCGGTCGGCGTCGGCCTGCCAGTGCCACAGCGTGGGCCGGCCGACCAGCGTGGCCGCCCCGCGGCTGAGGTCGTAGGCCAGCAGGACCAGCGCGAACGGCAGCCAGTCGCGGAGCACGAAGAGCATCCGGCGACCGCGTCCGATGCTGGCGGCCAACAGCCCGGTGGCGATGTAGAGCAGCACCAGTTCCCGGTTGAAGGCGAAGCCGTCGGTGGCCGTGCGGTACACCACGACGACGGCCCACACGACGATCGCCGTCCATCTCACGACGGTCAGCCAACGCCGCCTCGACGAGATGTCAGGTGGCGTCAGCGCAATCGACGACTGGTCAACCGCGGACACACATCGGCCTTTCGGAGTCGGTTCTGGCCCGACTCAGCCTAGTTAACCGCTTCGCCACCCGCCGTTCGACGCCTGTTTGCGATCGAAGTGTGACCCTCAGACGTTCTCGCGCAGGAACGCGATGTCGTCCTTCCGCCCGTCGTCGGAGGTCTCGCAGATGACCGGAGCGTCGGCGGCCTGCACCACCGCGACCAGCAGTTGCGGGTCGATCTGGCCGTTGCCGAAGTTGGCGTGCCGGTCGGCCCCCGAACCCGCGGCATCACGCGAGTCGTTGCAGTGGACGAGGTCGATGCGGCCGGTGATCCGCTTGATCCGCGAGACGGCGTCGACCAGCGCCTCGCCGGCCGCCCACGCGTGGCAGGTGTCGAGGCAGAACCCGATGCCGTAGTCGCCGATGTGGTCCCACAGCCGGCCGATGGTGTCGAAGTAGCGCGCCATCGCGTGCTCGCCGCCGGCGGTGTTCTCCAGGTAGACGGGCACCGTGGTCTCGAGCCGGTCGAGCGCCTTGACCCACCGCTCGAACCCGGCCTCCATGTCCTTGTCGTCGGCGTGGCCGCCGTGCACGATCACCGCGGTGGCGCCCACCTCGGCGGCCGCATCGCAGGTGTCCTGCAGGATCTTGCGCGACGGGATTCGCACCCGGTTGTTCGCCGACGCGACGTTGATCAGGTACGGCGCATGCACGTAGAGCGGGATGCTCGACGCCTTCAGCACCTCGGCGTCCTCGCGCGGTTTGGGTTTCTTCCAGCTCTGCGGGTCGCCGAGGAAGAACTGCACCACGTCGGCGCCGTCGGCCTCGGCAGCGGCCAGGGGATCGTCGTTGCGGACATGTGAACCGATGAGCACGCAGCCGAGTCTAGGCGCGCCCGCCGACACACCCCCAACCAGCGCGAGCAGACGCAAATGTCCCCGAAATGCCGCGAAATCCGGGACATTTGCGTCTGCTCGCCGGTGAGAAGGAGTTCATCCGGCCATGTCCGCGCGTTCGAGGTGCGTGGCGATGCCCGCGACCAGATCCAGCGGATGGTGACGCACGTCGTCCACCACGATCGGGATCACGGTCCATCCGCATTCCTGCAGCCGTGCGGTCTTCATCCGGTCGTGTCGCAGCGCGACGGCATTCGCATGCCACTCCATGCTTTCGTACTCGGCGACAACCTTCGCCGCCGGCCACGCGAAGTCCGCCCGCCACAGCTG
Protein-coding sequences here:
- a CDS encoding crotonase/enoyl-CoA hydratase family protein, which codes for MTHAIRPVDFDNLKTMTYEVTGRIARITFNRPEKGNAIVADTPLELSALVERADLDPNVHVILVSGRGEGFCAGFDLSAYAEGSSSAGGGSPYRDTVLSGKTQAVNHLPDQPWDPMIDYQMMSRFVRGFSSLLHCDKPTVVKIHGYCVAGGTDIALHADQVIAAADAKIGYPPTRVWGVPAAGMWAHRLGDQRAKRLLLTGDCLTGRQAAEWGLAVEAPEPEDLDERTERLVERIAAVPVNQLIMVKLAMNSALLQQGVATSRMVSTVFDGIARHTPEGHDFVAQSREHGFREAVRQRDEPFGDHGRRASGV
- a CDS encoding acyl-CoA dehydrogenase family protein; its protein translation is MAVNVSLLASAGTHVVTNQVPLLEDHNPAASPVLTEALIREGGEWGLDEVAELGALSGSAQAQRWGELADRNRPVLHTHDRVGHRIDEVEYDPAYHSLMAVAVGHGLHAAPWADDRAGAHVVRAAKTSVWTPEPGHICPISMTYAVVPALRFNPDLAAVYEPLLTSRVYDPELKVPATKAGITAGMSMTEKQGGSDVRAGTTQAVPNGDGTYSLTGHKWFTSAPMCDIFLVLAQAPGGLSCFFLPRILPDGTRNRMLLQRLKDKLGNHANASSEVEYDGATAWLVGEEGRGVPTIIEMVNLTRLDCTLGSATSMRSGLTRAIHHAQHRKAFGEYLIDQPLMRNVLADLAVEAEAATMVAMRMAGATDRAVRGDSREALLRRIGLAAAKYWVCKRATPHAAEAMECLGGNGYVEDSGMPRLYREAPLMGIWEGSGNVSALDTLRAMATRPESVEVLFDELAQSAGQDARLDAHVEGLRPALDDLATVQYRARKVAEDICLALQGALLVRHGHPAVAEAFLATRLGGQWGGAFGTLPVGLDLAPILERALVKG
- a CDS encoding cation:proton antiporter domain-containing protein; translated protein: MGLDILLATVGLLGVVVAALSAKMRRLPISEPLLGLVAGVVIGPQVSGLLHVPALTDEQSLLHETSRVLLAISVMAVALRYPAAEVRRTWRPVTVLLLVAMPLMAVVTAALGWFLLSIPFVAAALLGAALCPTDPVLASSVVTGEDAERDLPARDRKVLSLESGANDGLALPLVLVAIAIAGGMSAGAAVRESLWQILGAVVVGAAMGWAGGQALKWGDRFGATAAAPALFFTVVLALGILGLAGLLHLDGILAVFVGGLLFNLAGTGDERAAEVPIDEAINRFAVLPLFVLLGAALPWHSWADLGWSAVALAVCVLLLRRLPILLLLRRPLRLSVPDALYLGWFGPVGVSALFYLTMEADRIGVDETVLAAGSLVLVVSTMTFGLSGVAGRLLYVRATGAAHSPADR
- a CDS encoding phosphatase PAP2 family protein, with amino-acid sequence MSAVDQSSIALTPPDISSRRRWLTVVRWTAIVVWAVVVVYRTATDGFAFNRELVLLYIATGLLAASIGRGRRMLFVLRDWLPFALVLLAYDLSRGAATLVGRPTLWHWQADADRWLFFGTMPTVWLQERLKQPTPPWWEIGISTVYMSFFILPYVIAGVLWLRNREEWKAFVRLFVGLNVAALMVYALFPAAPPWAAARCTAADVEGGPSDPRCMFRSARGVPDGGVLGSMQFSQDGANQWVERIVGRGWGKLNLHSATALLDAGQASVNLVAAIPSLHAGMTAAIAAFLWHRVHRGWRPVLVAYVLVMAFTLVYTAEHYVIDILLGWAFAAVAVVALNRYDAWRRSRESARREVDAGTYPTAETQAAPSEPSMSVDRDAATNRSSATI
- a CDS encoding deoxyribonuclease IV codes for the protein MLIGSHVRNDDPLAAAEADGADVVQFFLGDPQSWKKPKPREDAEVLKASSIPLYVHAPYLINVASANNRVRIPSRKILQDTCDAAAEVGATAVIVHGGHADDKDMEAGFERWVKALDRLETTVPVYLENTAGGEHAMARYFDTIGRLWDHIGDYGIGFCLDTCHAWAAGEALVDAVSRIKRITGRIDLVHCNDSRDAAGSGADRHANFGNGQIDPQLLVAVVQAADAPVICETSDDGRKDDIAFLRENV